A region from the Nocardioides plantarum genome encodes:
- a CDS encoding SigE family RNA polymerase sigma factor has product MSASADRAGFEEYVAARRRALLRTAYLLTGDHADAEDLVQTALIKVVPHWRKIADDPEPYVRRVLARESVSRWRRRRWREVATEAMPEGASSSGLAEHVVERDAVRQGLLALAPRQRAVVVLRYFDDLTERETADVLGIAVGTVKSQARDALAVLRRRLPSLDALEEVG; this is encoded by the coding sequence GTGTCCGCGTCCGCTGACCGCGCCGGCTTCGAGGAGTACGTCGCCGCTCGACGCCGCGCGCTGCTGCGCACGGCGTACCTGCTGACCGGTGACCACGCCGACGCCGAGGACCTCGTCCAGACGGCGCTGATCAAGGTCGTGCCGCACTGGCGCAAGATCGCCGACGACCCGGAGCCGTACGTGCGGCGGGTCCTGGCCCGCGAGAGCGTGTCCCGTTGGCGCCGGCGGCGCTGGCGTGAGGTGGCGACCGAGGCGATGCCCGAGGGCGCGTCGTCCTCCGGCCTCGCCGAGCACGTCGTCGAGCGGGACGCGGTGCGCCAGGGGCTGCTGGCGCTGGCGCCCCGGCAGCGAGCGGTGGTCGTGCTGCGCTACTTCGACGACCTCACCGAGCGTGAGACGGCCGACGTCCTGGGCATCGCCGTCGGGACGGTCAAGTCGCAGGCGAGGGACGCGCTCGCCGTGCTGCGGCGGCGGCTGCCGTCCCTCGACGCCCTCGAGGAGGTCGGCTGA
- a CDS encoding DUF6891 domain-containing protein, whose protein sequence is MRNPFRRPSSEPEQPEQPEQPEQPEQPEQTRRALTAEDEADLHEVARELVQPGFTDRDEVVLALEDYLADVDPVAVAEAAARIASQEWARREAELAAAPGTGDYARLAAAFEALESEGVLARMAFTCCNTCGTTEIDDERTPVEPAAGSTYGFAQWAYTFFHQQDAERLGDPESPLYLTYSAFRPAPGVDPADLAASRDGDADARRRVVEQTDRIVGELVRDALVAQGLEVTWDGSPTQRIQVAVPDWRKPLPVD, encoded by the coding sequence ATGCGCAACCCCTTCCGTCGCCCCTCCTCCGAGCCTGAGCAGCCCGAGCAGCCCGAGCAGCCCGAGCAGCCCGAGCAGCCCGAGCAGACGAGGCGGGCCCTGACCGCCGAGGACGAGGCCGACCTGCACGAGGTCGCGCGCGAGCTCGTCCAGCCGGGGTTCACCGACCGCGACGAGGTCGTGCTGGCGCTGGAGGACTACCTGGCGGACGTCGATCCGGTGGCCGTCGCCGAGGCGGCCGCGCGGATCGCCTCCCAGGAGTGGGCCCGCCGCGAGGCCGAGCTCGCCGCCGCACCGGGCACGGGCGACTACGCGCGGCTCGCGGCGGCCTTCGAGGCGTTGGAGTCCGAGGGCGTCCTGGCCCGGATGGCGTTCACCTGCTGCAACACCTGCGGCACCACCGAGATCGACGACGAGCGCACGCCGGTCGAACCGGCCGCGGGCTCGACGTACGGCTTCGCGCAGTGGGCCTACACGTTCTTCCACCAGCAGGACGCCGAGCGGCTGGGCGACCCGGAGTCCCCGCTGTACCTCACCTACAGCGCCTTCCGGCCCGCACCCGGCGTCGACCCCGCCGACCTGGCCGCGTCACGGGACGGGGACGCGGACGCCCGCCGCCGGGTCGTCGAGCAGACCGACCGGATCGTGGGCGAGCTGGTGCGCGACGCCCTGGTGGCGCAGGGCCTCGAGGTCACCTGGGACGGCTCGCCGACCCAGCGGATCCAGGTCGCGGTGCCCGACTGGCGCAAGCCGCTGCCGGTCGACTGA
- a CDS encoding haloacid dehalogenase type II produces the protein MELIPLDPDQVDAVVFDVIGTLVDEDATWASVADRLAVGAGVDPTADLLTSWVDTLERHMSAVVAGDAPWRPHRQLVGDSAREAVASTGGDPTSAALDLVADLDSDYPAWPDVAPGTAALRRSRLVVGVSNGDLDALARLAHRNAISWDLALSTGAVATFKPDPAAYRYAIDALRLDPARTLFAAAHPWDLRAAAEHGFRTAYVARPGAERPSQDDRFDVVVDDVSALADLLGRRAERR, from the coding sequence GTGGAGCTGATTCCGCTGGACCCCGACCAGGTCGACGCCGTCGTCTTCGACGTCATCGGCACCCTCGTCGACGAGGACGCGACCTGGGCGAGCGTCGCCGATCGCCTGGCGGTCGGGGCCGGCGTCGACCCGACCGCGGACCTGCTCACGAGCTGGGTGGACACCTTGGAGCGACACATGAGCGCCGTCGTGGCCGGTGACGCTCCCTGGCGACCGCACCGCCAGCTGGTCGGCGACTCCGCGCGCGAGGCGGTCGCGAGCACCGGAGGAGACCCGACGTCCGCCGCCCTGGACCTGGTGGCCGACCTCGACTCCGACTACCCGGCATGGCCCGACGTGGCGCCCGGCACCGCCGCCCTGCGTCGCAGCCGGCTCGTCGTCGGAGTGAGCAACGGCGACCTCGACGCCCTGGCCCGGCTCGCCCACCGCAACGCCATCAGCTGGGACCTCGCCCTGTCCACCGGGGCCGTGGCCACCTTCAAGCCCGATCCCGCGGCGTACCGGTACGCGATCGACGCGCTGCGCCTCGACCCGGCGCGGACGTTGTTCGCCGCTGCGCACCCGTGGGACCTGCGCGCCGCGGCCGAGCACGGCTTCCGTACGGCGTACGTCGCCCGCCCCGGTGCCGAGCGACCGTCGCAGGACGACCGGTTCGACGTCGTCGTCGACGACGTGTCGGCCCTGGCCGACCTGCTCGGCAGGCGAGCCGAGCGCCGGTAG